Within Xiphias gladius isolate SHS-SW01 ecotype Sanya breed wild chromosome 14, ASM1685928v1, whole genome shotgun sequence, the genomic segment AAGCAAACTTTGATAAAAGAATTAATTTAATCCGTGTACAGCCCTTATGGTCTTTTGTACTAAATGTTTTGAGTGAGGTCAGAGGCTCATTCAAGTAGGCATCttgctttgactttttttaaaatgtttaatgtaaatgtttaatttcaactaaacacaaaacaaacagcttgtGTAAAAGACACTTTATTGAACGTACCAGCTGTCAGACTTGAGTTAGCTTGAATGAATTTAAgtcacttttaaaaacaagaattagAAAGGCTTAATACAAGAGCCACTAGCATTTCCAAAACAAACTTATAACTGTACATACATTAACacaactgaaataaatacatctaTGTACGTATTAGTTTGGCCTCATTTGTTAAAACAATATATACtatacattaacataaaaatgcatCTTTGTAAGTAAGTCAGtgttaaaagacaaagtgcacatgtaaaataaaagaaaagaatacaATGCATATGCCCCAAATACTGGTtctaaataaatatcaaaacacCCGTGCTTCCATTCAGATTTCATTGTGCATATGGTTAGACCCTTGGTGTGGGCAAAGACTGCCACCTACTGTTGCTATATTATTATAGCAGTAGACAAACCAAAGCTTTTAAACACTGAGAAATCCTTAGCTGAATGCTGGGGCGCTCaacaaaaaattacactttGTATTTCCCTTTTGATGCCGACATAATAACGATCTTCCATTGCAAGCAAGCTATTGCAAAACACTGTAACCGCTTCAGCgcaaaaacactgatttcaaatttaaaacaaatgcacaagctaatttacacattttgagTTGTAGTAATGCATTGGACACAGGGACTTTAGACATCAGTACATCCCACAAGGAAGCAACAGCTGACTTATTGGCAGATAGTTTGACGTCCACAGATTCAGCCTCCTGATAGGAAAAGCTCACTAATGTCACACcgaaaaattacattttatgcCATAAATTCAACTCTTGTTTTCCCAAACAATATAGCAGCAATAACACCAGCTGTAAGAAAATGAGATGCAAAAGAAGGAATGTAGGATATCTCAAAATGACTGACAAAATTTGATCTTGTAAAATGACCATatcattattactttttttttttcttttttttttgttgttatggaaaatgaaaactgaaggAAGGCACCATCATGAACAAAGCACTCTGTCCTGTCTAAACTCAACAACTCCTCAGTGAAATGGACATGCAGCAACTGACTGGTGTGTGTAAGGAGTGAAGATGTAGGATGACACCACAtgaattaaaagattaaaatgagGATAATGAATGATCCTGCTGTTTTACCCCACAATACGACAACAATCAGTGGGATAAATGCAATGTGAGAGATGTAAAGGCAAAGGAGAACATGCAACATCTGTGCTTTTGATGTGTCACAGGTTTGTATCTATTTGGTTTCCTACAGACAGGAGGGAAAGGCTCAttcgactgtgtgtgtgtgttttgttttttttcctgttctttcaGACTGCAAGTGTCAAGTGTGTTGAaagggtgtgagtgtgttgatGGTGCAGGaagaacagttttgttttgggggaacgtgtgttttttttttagattataacaactgtgtgtgtgtgtgtgtatggttgtcATGGGTTGTTTGTCCAAAGTGTGACGGTGCGGTCAGCAGAGGATGAGAGGAAGGACAGGTCTTGTGTGTGCCATCGACATTGAATCACCTTGTCGCCGTGCTCTCCCACCACGGTCAGAGGCAACTGTTTGGTCAGGTCAcctagaaacacacacaggaaacacagctCAGACAGGCAGATGCAACATTATGACACACACCTGCTTAAGGCAAAACCACATCCTAGACAGTTTAGCTGGGGTACTGCTGGCTCAGACCCCAGTTAAAACAACTATTGTAGTTACTGTATTAAAATTTATTAggatttttaaatcattgtgtTGAAATACATTGAATTGTTTGGtgtttaattttctaatttgGCCAATAGCAGACATTCCTTTCTTGTCATTTTATCCAATTCATATCCACCCCTTGTAATAGTTAAAGTAAAACAGATCACCCGACATAAAGAAACTAATGGTGGGTAAAGGCACGTTCACTTTAGATGAAACATACCTTGGAGGTTGGTGACCATGACCTTTGTGTCGTAGGAACCGGTGAGCAGGTAGTGTGCTCCGGGTGAAAACCTAACAGATCGGACATCGCTGCTGTGCGGCCGGTACACCTGTACGATGCGTCCTCCTCTGATGTCATACAGCATGCACCCGCTGTCTTCCTGTCCTGTTGCTAGGAGACGGCCACTCGGATCGACTGCTACTGAGGCAACAGGACTGCCTGTAAAGTGGAAATAAAGAGGGGTGTAGCTGTAAAAATCCTTCTGTACTGACTGAGAGGGTCATAATTTCGCTGTGGAGAGCACCAGCAGAAATTATGGAAGCAGAGCTGCTCGCGGTGTCTTACATTCCTCCAAATTCCTGAAAGTGATGACACACAGGACATGAGCCATACCTGAGCCATGGAAAGCAGTTCCCACTACTCGGACACAGCTGGGCACTCTGAGGTCCCAGAAACGCACTGTCTTGTCTTGGGAGCCGGAGGCAATCATCCAGCCTCCCCACGTATACAGAGACAGAATGTGACCTGGACAACCACACAAAAATGACACGTTTGTCAGGGGcaatctttctgtctttgactCGGCACGTCACGTTTTGAGTTCAGAAGGACAGCTGGATGGGTGAAGCAGTCATCGCACCTGTGTGTCCACTGAGGGCGTGCAGACCCTGTCCCCTCTGGCAGTCAGTGGTGTAGATGTTACAGTCTCCTGCTCCGGCACTGATCAAGATGGCTCCCCCACTTTCTGGACCCTCCATGAAGGCCAGGTCTCTGATGGTGCCATCATGCATGCTGAACTCCAGGTCTGGGCCTGAGACAGAGAAACACCCATAAAAATGAGAATGCTGGTGCCAACAAACATGACTGACGTAATACATTCTTGCAGAGTGCGCTCACCTGTGGCGTTGCACGTCTCTGCGCTAAAAGGTAGAACTTTGACATATTTGTCATTGGATCCTGTAGCCAGCAGCTGCCCACAGTGGCTCCAGGCCACACAGTAGATGGAGCCTTTATGGTGTTTGTTCCTCTTGAAGCGGACAACTGGCTGCTTAGGTGGACTTGAACtgctgaggagaggaaaagtggAGAAGAGAcgatgaagaggaagatgaataAGATGAGCAAACTGATAGGCATTCAAACAAGGGTCTCAATCATCAAAAGTCAGTATCCTCtatgttgtataatgtcttaAAAGTGAGAAGCACTGGTTTGCCAAATTAGGTCATGGTTCCACAGGTATGGGACACACCAACTATCATTcgaataaataattttttgaataCAGGGGGCTACTcatgataagaaaaacaaaagggctGGACATTGTTCTTGAGCTGACTGTCAATTCGATACCTTGTGTCCAGTGTTTCTGGATAAGCACACACACGTAGAGTTTTGGAGTTGGATCCCACAGCGTACAGTGATCCAGACGGGTGAAAGGCAACAGCTCGAATAGCCTGAGTATCTTCCAGAGTGTGCACGGGCACAAACAGACTTTTTGGCTTGTCACTctgaaaacacaaccacacatgaaaacacattgacacacaTTACGTGCAATTAGCCGTATAATCTACCATGAACTTATCTGCCCTGTATCACCCGTCCTCTCATGATGCCAGCGCGACATCACTGCGGTTGAGAGGAAACCGCTATAATCTGCTTAGTCAAATTAGCATTACACTGTACTGTCTTACACTATGATGAAAACAAGAGGGAATCAGCTTTAAAAATCAGATCAGAGAAGCTACGAGGAAGCTAGATAAGAAGTGTCCCTGCTTGATACCAGAACTAAACTGTGGCAGTAATAACTGCTAATGCAAcagacaataaatgaataattaagaCTGTGGATGAAAAGAAGTCATTTCCAGTTCATTATTCAGCACAGCGAGACAATGACATGTTGGTTGAGGTATAAATTATTTACAGCAGGTCTGACAGAATTGTTTGAACATTACTTTCAGTGCTGGCTTTATTGCTGCTGCGTTAACAATGCTTTTCTTTGCATCCCTACCTCTTTACTTTGAGATGAGGAGCCTGGAGAGTCATCTTGCAGACCTCCTACGTGTTTCTGCTCGCTGCCAACAAACAGAAAGCACAGTTATTGTCTAATTCAACAGCGTCTGATACTAAACAAATTCCatgcacaaaagaaaacacacctaCCTCTGAGAGACGACAGGGGACTCATTTGGAGGCGGGACTGCGCGCCCCCCCACGGCACGCTGTGGGGTGCTGCTGAGAACTCCTCCCCCTTGGGTCCGGCTCTGCTCCGGGGTCTCAGATGGTGGATTGTTATTGTCTCCAGAGGCGGGCGTGTTCCCATTGCCATTACACTGCTGGGCCAAAGACTTCACCTCCTCCCCTAAACTCTCCATCCCCACATTTAGCTCCTCCAGCTTCTGGATGGACCTGAGTAGCACAGACCCATTATGTCACAATGTACATTTATTATCTCTGTGTCCATAAACaataattttctctctttctttcagcctttccctttcttcctctccttttccagaTGGCGTTCTTGTATttggaagaggagggaagaaaccTCTTGGTACGCTGACCGAGTTGACAGGGTAGTAAAATCTCGTTAAAACTACAAAGAGCACAGGACAAAAGAAAACCGAAGTAATGATGTCATTATGCACAGCTAGCCCTATGAATAATGCTGAGGTTACACAGACAAGGAGAGGTAGGGGAGAGGGAGGACTGGGAGGAACTCTCGGGGGACAAATCAAAGGGCCTTTGTCCTGCTGACAGAggcaaaaagggggaaaaaaaggcagatttcCCACATTACGTCATGTTGTTCAATCTATGTGCAAAAGTTGCTAAGGTAGACGTTTCACAATCTTTAAGGTGAATCCCTGTCTAATATTGTGTATTAATCAGCTATACAGGAGGCGTTGGTCCCATGTGATGTGATGTAGCTCATCACCACAGATGGTGCAGTGTGGACTGGTTTTGGGGGAGGTAAGTGTCATGCTAGGGAAAGCCACATGGGACCAATCGTTGTCAGGGCCTTAAAATATCTACTTGTCCCCGTCTGACAGCTGCTCCTCTTTTGCATGATGTTTTCAAAAGCCATACAGTAATTAGCAGGCTTAATTCAGTCAACCTGCACCAGAACTTGTCTGTGAAGAAGTTTGCCATATGACCTGATTGGTGTCTAtatgtcatatacagtatgcgcAATCCATGTCTGACAGGGAAGGCATCTCTCGCCACGTCTGTACCTGTTGAGGAACttctctgtgaggctgtgctgcATGTCACTGGGCGGGGGCTCCTGCTGGACGCCTCCCTCCAGCAGCATCTGCTGGtacagctgcctctgctgctgcttctgctccaGGTGCTGCTGCACACGAAGACGCTGGCGATAATATTCTTCATACTTCTCTGTGGAGTCACGAAGCTGAGGATTGAACACAAAACTGCTGACCAATGAAAAGAATACACGGAGTACTTttatttcaatcttttttttcctgtaccGTACATAGGTCTTACTGGCCATTCATGACAAAAGAAATGATTCTACTGTTGCATTAATACTAAATAAGCAGGGGGAATCACCTTGTATAAGCGAAACAGACAAATGGCTTAAAACTCCTCACCACAAACCACTCTACTCCTAGCTATTATTCAAACACCCAAGGCACACAGTTGAACATGTTTCAAGTCCACTGCCAACCCCTATTAACACTGTTCAAAGTCACCATTGTGATCATGTGAACCCTGCTCCACACTGGTCTTCTGTCAGTTCAGGCTTTAGAGGAAGGAGGGTGAGACTGAGAGCTGACTGGGGGTcacttcccctctctgtcctgtGCTTCCTGTCCTGACAATCTGATGGGAATGGGTCTATCTctggggaggggagggagcCTGGCAGTGTGCCAGCACTGGAAAAATACGGATGGcgagcagagaggaaaacaagaccGAGAGGGTAGGAGTTTGACGGCGGGATCACAGAGGTCTATactctgcttctgtttctggCCTCTTTGTGCGTCTCCGGGGTGACAGGGAAGACATGGCAAAGCACAAACTTCACACAGAGCTGCACAATGAGCCCAGAATAGAAAGCacgagacagaaagacacagataCAGTTTTAACAGGCAACATCAGGGCAGTAATGACTCATTTATGTGGTTAAACTCCCAGCGTCTTGAGCCACGTGTCCCCACTGACCTGGGATCAAATCCACCTAGATTTCTTTATCCTGTTTCTACCTTGCCCAGTCTCCAGCCTCCTTTGCTACTGGCTGGATACTTAAAACAACTGGAGCTGTCTTATGtctcataataatcataatttaatgtaaaactaaatttaaaaaactatcATTATCAATAAGATAATT encodes:
- the wdr47a gene encoding WD repeat-containing protein 47; the encoded protein is MTAEETINVKEVEIIKVILDFLHSRKLHISMLALEKESGVINGLYSDDMLFLRQLVLDGQWDEVLQFIQPLECMDKFDRKRFRYIILKQKFLEALCVNNAMSAEDEPQHLEFTMQEAVKCLHALEEFVPSKDDYSKLCLLLTLPRLTNHAEFKDWNPSTARVQCFEEACSMVAEFIPADRKLSEAGFKASRDRLFQLLLKGVIYECCVEFCQSKATGEEITESEVLLGVDMLCGNGCDDLDLSMLSWMQNLSHSVFSCAFEQKQLNIHVDRLVKPAKAGYADLLTPLISKLSPYPSSPLRRPQSADTYMSRSLNPALDGLSYGLSGQDKRASGGEIVQGKGVSPMSHSFANFHYPGAGGQSLSRSLMMESSDCHSIFEESPETSRAETPVNKMMSSGEAQNLRPASAPGEDAPSTGSADRNELRDSTEKYEEYYRQRLRVQQHLEQKQQQRQLYQQMLLEGGVQQEPPPSDMQHSLTEKFLNRSIQKLEELNVGMESLGEEVKSLAQQCNGNGNTPASGDNNNPPSETPEQSRTQGGGVLSSTPQRAVGGRAVPPPNESPVVSQSEQKHVGGLQDDSPGSSSQSKESDKPKSLFVPVHTLEDTQAIRAVAFHPSGSLYAVGSNSKTLRVCAYPETLDTSSSSPPKQPVVRFKRNKHHKGSIYCVAWSHCGQLLATGSNDKYVKVLPFSAETCNATGPDLEFSMHDGTIRDLAFMEGPESGGAILISAGAGDCNIYTTDCQRGQGLHALSGHTGHILSLYTWGGWMIASGSQDKTVRFWDLRVPSCVRVVGTAFHGSGSPVASVAVDPSGRLLATGQEDSGCMLYDIRGGRIVQVYRPHSSDVRSVRFSPGAHYLLTGSYDTKVMVTNLQGDLTKQLPLTVVGEHGDKVIQCRWHTQDLSFLSSSADRTVTLWTNNP